The genomic DNA CTCCACCTTGGGACGTGATGAGGATTTAAAACTCAGATCCGCGGCTAAAGTCGACGAGGAAGGTCTAGGAGGCTCCACAAATGCATTGGCCCGTTGCCAGCTATCTTCAAGCACGCGACACACCCTCTTCAAATCCTTTAAGGTAGTAACTGACTGGATAGCCAAGGGCACTGTATATTCCGGACGAACATTAATTGAAACTATGTCAAACTTCTCTTGATCCGACAATTCACTATTTAAACGGCTGAAGTAATTCTGCATAATACTAATGTATGTGGAAATGTTCTCATTAGAACCCTGAGTACGATTCCTAATTTCTTTAAGTAAGCGCCTATCGTAATCGAACGGCAAAAATTCCTCTATCAAGGCGGCCTTCAGCTGATCCCAAGTAGACACCTCCGTACGGATACCACGGTACCACATCAGTGCATCTCCATCAAATAATTCCACCGCCGAAGCTAAAAGCCTAGCCTCCGTAATTCGACGCGAAGCTGCCAACTCCTCGACCCGCTGCAGGAAAGCCTTCACACACGAACGACCGTTAAATTTAAGATTTAAAGAACTAACCGTCTGATATTTATTAAAGCACGAAGCATTAGGAACCGCTGGTGAAGTCTCCGTCTGAGCAGGAGGCTCCACCCCTTCGACCGCATCAGTAAACGCAGCATTCGAATGAGTCGACACGAATACCGATAGCAtgttatccaattttgaaagaatTCGCATAAGCCGCTCCATTAACTCGGAGTGCGAGGTCACATCGGTGGACTCTACTGGTTTGATCCGTGTTAATCGATGATATAAATGGTGACCTAATGCTTGTACCCGATTAAGAGACTTCAAAGTTATTGGAGACTTGGCAGCCGTGGTAGATTCCTCCAATTCACCTAACTTCTTTTGAACCACTGTAAGCTCTTGCGCTAACTGCCCTTCAAATTCCGCAATGTCATCCGAAGGTAGCTCCCTTGCTAACTTCCTAATTTGTTCCCTTAAGCTTTTTACATCTCCCGCGGGAGTGACATCCCTAATGGACACTTCATACTCTAACTCATCTTtatgtaataaattataattaataggaCGGTCCTCCATTATGAAAAAGTTGACAATGGCTACTACAAACAATCACTGTAACCTCCCACACAGGGAGAATATAATATtcttacttttaaatttaaaaaaaaaacttaacttttCTTTTACACAACCGTCCGTTAACAAACAAGTACCTTGGTTGTAATCTCCAATATACATGCAATCTcttaataactattaatataaaattgttaCAACTCCACACTGGGTCCCGGTAACccataaaagaataaaattatttatacaaatagtaatgtatgtaattagtagtaagtatttaaaaaaaaaactatctttCCAAACACTGAaaatattatcggaaataattcCGCACAACTATTAAGAGGTACTTGCAGCTACAATGACACACAATTacttagaattaaaaaaaaacaaaagtacctacttaattacaaTTATACAAGCCGCACCGTTTCTACCAGAAAATTCCTCTAGCTAACAATGTGACTAAAGAGGCTCGCTGATATAACGCCCCACGATGGGCTGACACTGTtacgatatttaattttatggggGGTTTCCTTTAGCTaacgccaaaataaaaaaaaaaatcaaacaacaGTTGAAGAGGAACCCggtatttattgaattcagtaaaaaaaatctaaattgtttATGCTAATTTGTTAACCTAGATACACGGTAACATTTGTTTGCCGAGGGCTAGCTCACGAGAACAATAATGTTGAGTTTATATTTTAAGGGAACAATCGTGGGTCAGCGAGCTCTAAATTATCATTACTGGTAGAAACGGATACAGCGGTCAATATATATTAAGGTAGTTACACGGAAGGGCGCCAGAACCGAAAGGCCGGTTCATTCAGTCAATAAGTAAACGTGGAAAGATCTGACCTCGAAACACCACAACTGCCACGTCAGCAGCCTTGGGGTGAAACGTCGGGAGTAGGTAGAACAGCAGCAATCTGCTGCCCACAAGTTACCGGGATACCAGGGGAACCTCTCGCGGCCGGCGCGAGGTTTAGGCGACGCGGCGTGAACCCTGGAATGGTTATACCAGTCTGTAagtaaaattcctaaaaatggTGCCCGTAAGGGGGGTTTATACCGCCCGCAGGACACGGGGGCTACCTTGGAATTTAAATTTCGAACGACAACGCGTTCCGTGAAACGACCTACTGCTAATTTGGAAGATATACATAACCTACGGAACAAGTTGGCTTCCAACaaacaagtttaaaaaatgtatgacttaccgTTGATGGAGAAAGGGCCAGCAGAGGGCAAAATTGCACCTATTTCGACAACCGGGCACGCTGGGCGTCGCCTATCACCATCAGAACATGGTTTTATTCACGTCCGATTCCGGGGCTGGAAAATATGCAACGCTTCGTTAGAAACTAACCAACTAAAAAGAAATACACAACCGAATCACTATTGAAACTCACTCAAACGGGCGATTGCGCCCGATTTTAGCTTGGGCCAACGATATCCCTTCAACTCTCTCTCCGGCAAAAAGAAATCCCATGACATTCGCCATTTTGGACGGGACTAGTGTTGCCAAGCCTAAATCGGCTCGCACCGCAAACAGCCGGCTCCGGACGTTCAATGGAAATTAagtcaacaataaaatataatactaaactCTTCGCGATTAACGCGgagcttaaaaaaaaacccataATTAAGTCTGGTTACGAATAAAAGGAAGGAAGGCAAACGCCCGATGACGATTTACTtctatttttcaaaatggcaACTATGATCCACGTAAGTCCATAGAGGTATACAAGAGTGCAGCTATCCCACGCTAGATGGCGCAAGAAACCG from Leguminivora glycinivorella isolate SPB_JAAS2020 chromosome 22, LegGlyc_1.1, whole genome shotgun sequence includes the following:
- the LOC125237805 gene encoding uncharacterized protein LOC125237805, giving the protein MEDRPINYNLLHKDELEYEVSIRDVTPAGDVKSLREQIRKLARELPSDDIAEFEGQLAQELTVVQKKLGELEESTTAAKSPITLKSLNRVQALGHHLYHRLTRIKPVESTDVTSHSELMERLMRILSKLDNMLSVFVSTHSNAAFTDAVEGVEPPAQTETSPAVPNASCFNKYQTVSSLNLKFNGRSCVKAFLQRVEELAASRRITEARLLASAVELFDGDALMWYRGIRTEVSTWDQLKAALIEEFLPFDYDRRLLKEIRNRTQGSNENISTYISIMQNYFSRLNSELSDQEKFDIVSINVRPEYTVPLAIQSVTTLKDLKRVCRVLEDSWQRANAFVEPPRPSSSTLAADLSFKSSSRPKVEAAHTMEKPFCVRCRVDTHSLRECKSKRVVCFKCGKGGVTYPDCPNCLSQASTSSSSHNDDVSGASKN